In Phaeobacter porticola, one DNA window encodes the following:
- a CDS encoding AGE family epimerase/isomerase — translation MTTSPQVGALDAPGLWLEDPHHRDFLRADARRQLAFFAASLGEGPGFHTLDATGQPLADTKQQLHTTTRMVHSYGLAHICGYADADRIVDHGIAYLNSHHKDSTHGGYLWALSERDVADDRKLAYGHVFVLLAASTAKLAGHPDADALLSDVAEVLDKRFWEPAARRFADEWNRDWTPFSTYRGMNANMHGVEALLTAYEATGETVFLTRAGHILDFFIGHIAPQHGWRLPEHYTEGWQIDQAYAGDPMFRPAGTTPGHSFELGRLLLQHWDLTGRRDDTAPDRARLLIERALAEAWLPDGGFAYTLDFDGKVAMDNRFWWPVTEAIGAVATLIKLEARPEDELWYRRLWHFAETHFIDKDHGGWYPEIDPQGQVTRTIFNGKPDIYHSLQACLLPLGATQMSHVAGLKTTTTPLLP, via the coding sequence ATGACCACGTCACCCCAAGTCGGAGCGCTGGATGCGCCCGGCCTCTGGTTGGAAGATCCGCATCACCGGGATTTTCTGCGTGCAGATGCCAGGCGGCAACTGGCTTTTTTTGCGGCGAGCCTTGGCGAAGGGCCGGGGTTTCACACCTTGGATGCTACAGGTCAACCGCTAGCAGATACGAAGCAGCAGCTGCACACCACGACACGGATGGTGCATTCTTATGGGCTTGCCCATATCTGTGGCTATGCGGATGCGGACCGGATTGTTGACCATGGGATCGCCTATCTGAACAGTCATCATAAGGACAGTACCCACGGCGGATATCTCTGGGCGCTGTCGGAGCGCGACGTCGCCGATGATCGCAAGCTGGCCTATGGCCATGTCTTTGTCTTACTGGCCGCATCTACTGCGAAACTGGCGGGTCACCCTGACGCCGATGCACTGCTCAGCGACGTCGCTGAGGTATTGGACAAACGGTTCTGGGAGCCAGCTGCTCGGCGGTTCGCGGATGAGTGGAACCGGGACTGGACGCCGTTTTCAACATATCGGGGTATGAATGCCAATATGCACGGGGTGGAGGCGCTGTTGACAGCCTATGAAGCAACGGGGGAGACGGTGTTTTTGACCCGTGCGGGTCATATCCTGGACTTCTTCATCGGTCACATCGCGCCGCAGCATGGCTGGCGTTTGCCAGAGCATTATACCGAGGGTTGGCAGATTGATCAGGCTTATGCAGGGGATCCGATGTTCCGCCCGGCCGGTACAACGCCGGGCCATTCGTTTGAGCTGGGTCGCCTGCTGTTGCAGCATTGGGATCTGACGGGGCGGCGCGATGACACTGCGCCCGATCGTGCCCGCCTGCTGATTGAACGTGCACTGGCAGAGGCCTGGCTGCCTGATGGCGGATTTGCCTATACGCTTGATTTTGACGGCAAGGTTGCGATGGACAATCGTTTTTGGTGGCCCGTGACCGAAGCCATTGGCGCGGTCGCAACGCTGATCAAACTGGAGGCGCGCCCTGAAGATGAGCTGTGGTACAGGCGACTATGGCACTTTGCCGAGACACATTTTATCGACAAAGATCATGGGGGGTGGTACCCGGAAATCGACCCGCAAGGGCAGGTGACGCGGACGATTTTTAACGGAAAACCCGATATTTATCATTCACTACAAGCTTGCCTGTTGCCCCTTGGTGCCACTCAGATGAGCCATGTCGCGGGTTTGAAAACAACCACAACGCCACTGCTGCCCTAA
- a CDS encoding ABC transporter ATP-binding protein — protein MARIELRDVVKRYGGVEVLRDINLDIQDGEFIVLVGPSGCGKSTLLRMIAGLEPITAGDFKIDGERMNDVRPRDRDIAMVFQSYALYPHMDVARNMGFSMEIRKDPAEERKSRVAQAAETLGLSKLVDRLPKALSGGQRQRVAMGRAIIRDPRAFLFDEPLSNLDAALRVEMRLEIARLHQQLGATMIYVTHDQVEALTLADRIVVLNGGDIQQVGSPLDLYERPANKFVAQFIGSPTMNILPVAGADSGIMARNGMMLTLDHMRDTTSAVDLGIRPEHLDVVNPGEGDLTAVADVVERLGSDTNIYANVEGLGPLLVRKHGNIPVRNGDRLGLRVQTQNAHIFDAKGVALRPAA, from the coding sequence ATGGCACGTATCGAACTGAGAGATGTGGTCAAACGCTACGGCGGGGTGGAAGTCCTGCGCGACATCAACCTTGATATTCAGGACGGGGAGTTCATCGTGCTGGTGGGGCCTTCTGGCTGCGGCAAGTCCACGCTGCTGCGGATGATTGCCGGGCTGGAGCCGATCACCGCCGGTGACTTCAAGATCGACGGCGAGCGCATGAATGATGTGCGCCCCCGTGATCGCGACATTGCGATGGTGTTCCAATCCTATGCTCTTTATCCGCATATGGATGTGGCACGAAACATGGGTTTCTCCATGGAGATCCGCAAAGATCCCGCCGAGGAACGCAAGTCCCGTGTCGCCCAAGCAGCAGAGACGCTTGGCCTGTCGAAACTGGTGGACCGGTTGCCCAAGGCGCTGTCTGGCGGTCAACGTCAGCGCGTTGCCATGGGACGCGCGATCATTCGCGACCCCCGCGCGTTCCTGTTTGATGAGCCGCTGTCCAATCTGGATGCCGCCCTGCGGGTTGAAATGCGGCTGGAGATCGCGCGGCTGCACCAGCAGCTGGGGGCGACGATGATCTATGTTACCCATGATCAGGTCGAAGCCTTGACACTGGCCGACCGTATCGTTGTGCTGAACGGCGGCGACATTCAGCAGGTGGGGTCCCCACTTGATCTATACGAGCGTCCCGCCAACAAGTTCGTGGCCCAGTTTATTGGCTCACCCACAATGAACATCTTGCCCGTAGCGGGGGCTGACAGTGGTATCATGGCCAGGAACGGTATGATGCTGACGCTGGACCATATGCGCGACACCACCTCGGCTGTCGATCTGGGGATCCGGCCAGAGCATCTGGATGTGGTAAACCCTGGAGAGGGCGATCTGACAGCGGTCGCCGATGTGGTCGAACGTTTGGGATCGGACACAAATATTTATGCCAATGTCGAAGGTTTGGGGCCACTCTTGGTTCGTAAACATGGCAATATCCCCGTGCGCAACGGGGATCGGCTTGGCCTGCGCGTCCAAACTCAGAACGCGCATATTTTTGATGCCAAGGGCGTTGCCCTCCGGCCCGCGGCGTAA
- a CDS encoding carbohydrate ABC transporter permease, with translation MATAARIAQRHPAMTLGKYAALAFYLGFALFPLYWLAKIAVTPDTLIYSEGTRMVPSAITFENFATVLFETDFLAYFGNSLTVSLGTALFTTLIAAGAGYAFSRFVFAGKRIIIAVMLITQMFPLLMIIAPIYKIVAGLGLLNSLTSLIVVYTAFNIPFATFLMQSFFDGIPKDLEEAAMMDGCTRFQALRTVVFPLTLPGLGATLGFVFTAAWSELLFALMLISKNDAMTFPVGLLTFVSKFSVDWGQMMAAGVLALVPSCLFFIFIQRYLVQGLTSGAVKG, from the coding sequence ATGGCAACCGCTGCACGTATTGCACAACGCCACCCGGCGATGACGCTTGGCAAATACGCCGCTCTTGCGTTCTATCTGGGCTTTGCATTGTTCCCGCTTTACTGGCTCGCCAAGATCGCCGTCACACCCGATACGCTGATCTATTCAGAGGGCACAAGAATGGTGCCCAGTGCGATCACCTTTGAGAACTTTGCCACGGTCCTGTTTGAGACGGATTTCCTGGCCTATTTCGGCAATTCACTAACGGTGTCGCTGGGCACAGCATTGTTTACCACGCTGATCGCCGCCGGGGCGGGCTATGCCTTTTCACGCTTTGTCTTTGCAGGCAAGCGGATCATCATCGCAGTGATGCTGATCACTCAGATGTTCCCACTGTTGATGATCATTGCACCGATCTACAAAATCGTTGCCGGCCTTGGCCTGCTGAATTCGCTCACGTCGCTGATTGTCGTCTACACCGCCTTCAATATCCCGTTTGCAACCTTCCTGATGCAGTCATTTTTTGATGGGATCCCCAAGGATCTGGAAGAGGCGGCAATGATGGATGGCTGTACGCGGTTCCAGGCGCTGCGCACCGTGGTGTTCCCGCTGACGCTGCCGGGACTGGGCGCGACGCTGGGCTTTGTTTTTACCGCCGCCTGGTCAGAGCTGCTGTTTGCCCTGATGCTGATTTCGAAGAATGACGCGATGACTTTCCCCGTGGGATTGCTGACCTTCGTGTCAAAATTCTCGGTGGACTGGGGACAGATGATGGCGGCCGGCGTGCTGGCGCTGGTGCCAAGCTGCCTGTTTTTCATCTTTATTCAACGTTACCTCGTGCAGGGCCTCACGTCCGGCGCGGTCAAAGGATAG
- a CDS encoding carbohydrate ABC transporter permease produces the protein MAGEAVIARAQKNVVPGGTGARRSLYWQYMVEPFLYLSPMILLICSVMLIPLIVGISYSFQSIELLNPFATGWVGFDNYQKLWTDRKFWIAMENTFFWTFWSICFQFFLGLGLAMLLNTQFFGKKLFQALVFLPWAVPTFLSALTWAWLFNPVIGPIPHWLAALGLLSEPYNILGDPDLAIWGPITANIWFGVPFFAITLLAALQSIPGELYEAAEIDGASPWQSFTKITLPFLAPMIAITVMLRTIWIANFADLIFVMTGGGPANSTQILSTYIFTTAFRKLDFGYASTVAVALLIILLAYAVILLWIRKRLVKI, from the coding sequence ATGGCAGGCGAAGCAGTGATTGCGCGCGCCCAGAAAAACGTTGTGCCCGGGGGAACCGGGGCACGACGCTCGCTCTACTGGCAGTATATGGTTGAGCCTTTCCTATATCTGTCGCCGATGATCCTACTGATTTGCTCTGTTATGCTGATCCCATTGATTGTCGGGATTTCCTATTCCTTTCAGTCGATTGAACTTCTCAACCCCTTTGCAACTGGCTGGGTGGGATTTGACAACTATCAAAAGCTCTGGACGGACCGGAAATTCTGGATCGCCATGGAGAACACATTTTTCTGGACCTTCTGGTCGATCTGCTTTCAGTTTTTCCTTGGGCTGGGGTTGGCGATGCTGTTGAACACGCAGTTTTTTGGCAAGAAACTGTTTCAGGCCCTGGTGTTCCTTCCTTGGGCTGTGCCAACATTCCTGTCGGCGCTGACCTGGGCATGGCTGTTCAACCCGGTGATCGGGCCTATCCCGCATTGGCTGGCCGCTTTGGGGCTGCTGTCTGAGCCCTATAATATTCTCGGCGATCCCGATCTGGCCATCTGGGGCCCTATCACTGCCAATATCTGGTTTGGTGTGCCGTTCTTCGCGATCACTTTGCTGGCCGCACTGCAATCCATTCCGGGTGAGCTGTATGAGGCCGCAGAGATCGACGGTGCCAGCCCGTGGCAGAGTTTCACCAAGATCACGCTGCCGTTTCTGGCACCGATGATCGCCATCACCGTCATGCTGCGCACAATCTGGATCGCCAACTTTGCCGATTTGATCTTTGTGATGACGGGGGGCGGACCGGCCAATTCCACGCAGATCCTGTCGACCTATATTTTCACTACTGCGTTCCGCAAATTGGACTTTGGCTATGCCTCGACCGTCGCGGTGGCGCTGCTGATCATCCTGCTGGCCTATGCTGTTATCCTGCTGTGGATACGCAAGCGGCTGGTCAAGATCTGA
- a CDS encoding ABC transporter substrate-binding protein codes for MKKFLTGITTAAMLMGSAAYAETTLKLVEVITSPERTKVLQGIVDGFEAANPDVSVEIISLPWGQAFEKLATMVAGGDIPDVVEMPDTWQALYAGSGQLASLTDHVAGWEHGATLTDKTVAMGSQSGDLYMIPYGFYLRAMFYNKKLLAEAGVEPPETMAEFMAASAAVSELDGKSGYCLRGGPGGTNGWVMMAAAMNGTNEFFTEDGKSRMNEPGSVEGIQFLLDMYQKGYAPKDSVSWGFNEIVAGFYSGTCAFLDQDPDALIAISERMPAEDFAVIPMPVGPSGKAFPTIGFAGWSIFNATEHEEEAFDLVAALSAPEANGTWAKRVGVIPVHKGADQDPYFQTEQYAGWFKELNGAQYEPTSMPTYLEKWGYFGSTVVLETSQEALLGQRSAQDLADEWADLLTAEYAKWQAKQ; via the coding sequence ATGAAAAAATTTCTGACAGGGATTACGACGGCAGCCATGTTGATGGGCTCTGCCGCCTATGCCGAGACAACACTGAAACTGGTCGAGGTCATCACCAGTCCAGAACGCACCAAGGTGCTTCAAGGGATTGTAGATGGGTTTGAGGCCGCCAATCCCGATGTCTCTGTTGAAATCATCAGTCTGCCGTGGGGGCAGGCGTTTGAAAAGCTCGCCACCATGGTGGCCGGGGGGGACATTCCCGATGTGGTCGAAATGCCAGACACTTGGCAGGCGCTTTATGCGGGGTCTGGTCAGTTGGCCAGTCTGACGGATCACGTTGCAGGCTGGGAACATGGTGCGACCCTCACCGACAAGACGGTGGCGATGGGCAGTCAGTCTGGCGATCTCTATATGATCCCATACGGGTTCTATCTGCGGGCGATGTTCTACAACAAGAAACTGTTGGCCGAAGCCGGAGTCGAGCCGCCGGAAACAATGGCTGAGTTCATGGCGGCTTCGGCTGCGGTGTCGGAACTGGATGGCAAATCCGGTTACTGTCTGCGTGGCGGCCCCGGTGGCACCAATGGTTGGGTAATGATGGCCGCAGCCATGAATGGCACCAATGAATTCTTCACCGAAGATGGCAAAAGCCGCATGAATGAGCCCGGCTCGGTCGAAGGCATCCAGTTCCTGCTCGACATGTATCAAAAGGGCTATGCCCCCAAGGATTCAGTCAGCTGGGGCTTTAACGAGATCGTTGCAGGGTTCTATTCCGGCACTTGCGCCTTCCTTGATCAAGACCCGGATGCGTTGATCGCGATCTCTGAACGGATGCCAGCCGAGGATTTTGCCGTGATTCCGATGCCGGTCGGCCCCTCGGGTAAGGCCTTCCCGACAATTGGATTTGCTGGCTGGTCTATCTTTAACGCGACAGAACATGAAGAGGAGGCGTTCGATCTGGTGGCGGCGCTGTCTGCACCCGAGGCCAATGGCACCTGGGCCAAGCGCGTTGGCGTGATCCCGGTGCACAAAGGCGCGGATCAGGATCCCTATTTCCAGACCGAGCAGTACGCCGGCTGGTTCAAGGAACTGAACGGCGCGCAGTATGAGCCGACCAGCATGCCGACCTATCTGGAGAAATGGGGCTATTTCGGCAGCACCGTGGTTCTGGAAACCAGCCAGGAGGCCCTGTTGGGTCAGCGCAGTGCGCAGGATCTGGCAGACGAATGGGCAGATCTTTTGACCGCTGAATATGCCAAATGGCAGGCGAAGCAGTGA
- a CDS encoding aminotransferase class I/II-fold pyridoxal phosphate-dependent enzyme, whose protein sequence is MTEGLDLATLMSAVLGNANGAITPPIVQSSLFSFDSYEAFEDRMAGRSNTAIYTRVQNPTVAAFEGLMADAEQGEAAVGFASGMAAISSTLLAFVKPGHRIACVEHVYPDSYRFMERILRPFGVEVDYFSAEQFENDPDLLQGVQLAYLESPSSILFKPLNLSKVTAHAKRHDVLTMIDNSWASPVFQKPLTQGVDIVLHSASKYISGHSDTVAGVVVASQKHIDQIRDLTLSLLGGKLAPFEAFLLTRGLRTLSVRMRQHEATANLFIDRLSALPQVRRVHSPGPNDVPGLTGRSGLLSIEFDDSIDIPTFSNALKHFRLGVSWGGFESLILPARVGLAQIGEENSMQRFGVSPNLVRLNLGLEEAEDLWADFTSALTTGAR, encoded by the coding sequence ATGACTGAGGGTCTGGATCTGGCAACGCTGATGTCAGCGGTTCTGGGCAATGCAAACGGCGCGATCACGCCGCCAATCGTGCAAAGCTCGCTGTTCTCCTTTGACAGCTATGAGGCCTTTGAAGATCGCATGGCCGGACGCAGCAATACGGCGATCTATACCCGTGTTCAAAACCCGACCGTTGCCGCATTTGAGGGGTTGATGGCCGATGCAGAGCAGGGTGAGGCGGCGGTTGGCTTTGCCTCGGGGATGGCGGCGATTTCATCGACTTTGCTGGCCTTTGTGAAGCCGGGGCACCGAATTGCCTGCGTCGAACATGTCTACCCGGACAGTTATCGCTTTATGGAGCGGATCCTGCGCCCGTTTGGTGTCGAGGTCGACTATTTTTCCGCTGAGCAGTTTGAGAACGACCCCGATCTGTTGCAGGGCGTACAGCTTGCCTATCTTGAGAGCCCCAGCTCGATCCTGTTCAAACCCCTGAACCTGTCCAAGGTCACGGCACATGCCAAACGGCATGATGTGCTGACGATGATCGACAATTCATGGGCCAGCCCGGTGTTTCAAAAACCGCTGACGCAGGGTGTCGATATCGTTCTGCATTCAGCGTCGAAATATATTTCAGGCCACTCCGATACCGTCGCGGGTGTGGTGGTGGCCTCACAAAAACACATCGACCAGATCCGCGACCTGACGCTCTCGCTATTGGGGGGCAAACTGGCCCCGTTCGAAGCGTTCTTGCTGACCCGAGGGTTGCGGACACTATCGGTACGCATGCGCCAGCATGAGGCAACCGCTAATCTGTTCATTGATCGTCTGTCGGCGCTGCCGCAGGTGCGCAGGGTGCATTCACCGGGGCCAAATGACGTGCCCGGCCTGACCGGTCGGTCCGGTTTGCTGTCGATTGAGTTCGACGACAGCATCGACATTCCGACGTTTTCCAATGCGCTGAAGCATTTTCGACTGGGCGTCAGCTGGGGTGGTTTTGAAAGCCTGATCCTGCCCGCGCGTGTTGGGCTGGCGCAGATCGGGGAGGAAAACTCGATGCAACGTTTTGGTGTTTCGCCGAACCTCGTTCGGTTGAACCTCGGGCTGGAGGAGGCCGAGGACCTTTGGGCGGATTTCACATCTGCCCTCACGACGGGCGCTCGCTAA
- a CDS encoding FadR/GntR family transcriptional regulator, translated as MTASDPKRAIGSMTALPPRSSSRDVLEALTRMIEVEGLTVGDKLPTEIDIARQLGVGRAKVREALTAWQNMGVVTRNKKAGTRLATEVMSNAIHLPVTVKLEAESLLRTHAVRRPLELETVRLATRNVTPQASRVILGRVSELMAIFEAGQDWRAADYRFHEALQETCGNPLFGQLIQQIQHAFNEVYEAPFGMTQLGEGSIPLHMPLAEAVVAGNETEAVRIMAAILDLVEDEIRKSMKRMMETRND; from the coding sequence ATGACGGCGAGTGACCCTAAACGAGCGATTGGCAGCATGACGGCGCTGCCCCCCCGCAGCAGCAGCCGCGACGTGTTGGAGGCTTTGACCCGCATGATCGAGGTCGAAGGGCTGACTGTCGGTGACAAGCTGCCGACCGAAATCGATATTGCGCGTCAACTGGGGGTGGGCAGAGCCAAAGTGCGCGAGGCGTTAACGGCCTGGCAGAACATGGGCGTTGTGACGCGCAACAAAAAGGCGGGCACGCGACTGGCAACCGAGGTGATGTCGAACGCCATTCATCTGCCGGTCACGGTCAAGCTGGAAGCGGAGAGTCTGCTGCGGACCCACGCGGTGCGGCGTCCGTTGGAACTGGAAACCGTGCGGCTGGCCACACGCAATGTCACGCCACAAGCCAGCCGCGTCATTTTGGGGCGGGTGAGCGAACTGATGGCGATTTTTGAAGCCGGGCAGGATTGGCGCGCTGCGGATTACCGCTTTCATGAAGCGCTGCAAGAGACTTGTGGCAATCCGTTGTTTGGCCAGCTGATCCAGCAGATCCAACACGCATTCAACGAAGTGTATGAAGCCCCCTTTGGGATGACGCAGCTCGGTGAAGGTTCAATCCCGCTGCACATGCCGTTGGCCGAGGCCGTGGTCGCCGGTAACGAGACAGAGGCGGTTCGGATTATGGCGGCAATTCTGGACCTGGTCGAGGATGAGATCCGCAAATCAATGAAAAGGATGATGGAGACGCGCAATGACTGA
- a CDS encoding MFS transporter: MFALNGALFGIWASRIPAVSEIHALTPGGLGLLLLLMAAGAILSFPLAGRAADRLGAAFVTRRVALAYVFGLILLALAPNLATLAAALFVFGAAHGSMDVAMNTWATEVETRAGRPMMSSFHAMFSFGAGLGALSGYGAATAGADIPLHFLVAGAVAAGLTLYLANIPWVGNPPPGKDSANASLFPRGALLTVGFVAFCGAVGEGAMADWSAVFLVLTTGASEAHAALGFAVFSIAMVAVRLIGDLIVARIGAVSAARFAGVSACLGALIAVGFGNYAAALLGFALMGTGYALIMPLAFSRAANDPELPAGTAIASVATFGYGGILIGPPMIGFTAEVLSLPAAFVILAVLSGFIVIFSTVLKRS; this comes from the coding sequence ATGTTCGCGTTAAACGGTGCACTCTTCGGTATCTGGGCCTCACGGATACCGGCTGTGAGCGAAATCCACGCGCTGACACCGGGCGGTCTGGGGCTGTTGCTGTTGTTAATGGCGGCCGGGGCAATTTTGTCGTTCCCACTGGCTGGGCGCGCGGCAGATCGTCTGGGTGCCGCCTTTGTCACCCGCCGTGTTGCGCTGGCCTATGTATTTGGGTTGATCCTGCTGGCGCTCGCGCCCAATCTGGCCACGCTGGCGGCGGCCTTGTTCGTCTTTGGTGCCGCCCACGGCAGTATGGATGTGGCAATGAACACATGGGCCACAGAGGTCGAAACCCGCGCAGGACGACCGATGATGTCCTCCTTTCACGCCATGTTCAGCTTTGGCGCCGGGCTTGGGGCTTTGTCCGGATATGGCGCGGCCACTGCCGGGGCGGACATCCCGTTGCATTTCTTGGTGGCCGGCGCGGTTGCAGCGGGGCTGACGCTCTATCTTGCGAATATCCCTTGGGTTGGGAACCCTCCACCTGGCAAGGACAGCGCCAATGCCAGCCTTTTTCCGCGCGGTGCCTTGCTGACAGTTGGCTTCGTTGCCTTTTGCGGAGCGGTCGGCGAAGGGGCCATGGCCGATTGGAGCGCGGTCTTTTTGGTGCTGACCACCGGTGCAAGCGAAGCGCATGCAGCCCTTGGGTTTGCTGTTTTCTCCATCGCCATGGTCGCCGTCCGGCTGATTGGGGACCTGATCGTGGCACGGATTGGGGCGGTATCGGCGGCGCGATTTGCCGGGGTCAGCGCGTGTTTGGGCGCATTGATCGCGGTTGGGTTTGGCAACTACGCGGCCGCGCTGCTTGGCTTTGCCTTGATGGGGACTGGTTATGCTCTGATCATGCCGCTGGCTTTTAGCCGCGCTGCAAACGATCCAGAACTGCCCGCCGGCACCGCAATCGCCAGTGTCGCCACATTTGGCTACGGCGGCATCCTGATCGGCCCACCCATGATTGGCTTTACGGCCGAAGTGCTGTCTCTGCCTGCAGCCTTCGTTATTCTAGCGGTCCTCTCAGGTTTTATCGTTATATTCTCAACGGTTCTAAAGCGTAGTTAA
- a CDS encoding GNAT family N-acetyltransferase, which yields MSAYVQVQDLPQTLRNRYLQSLSEPQEWFLEEMVRSGEVWECPGEGYAVFGGGALVEFYTMGSDDAWLRLSNLIQQRPFRKALCKSFDHVLLDAAKKLGWTLVETGFLFRKRNQVFLDNFDDFQLVRARSTDLLEAWDIGRDFYDSMDEIEQIFQSGGLWIGFSDGQMVGNGVMIPVDGSGHVVDIGVVTRQSQRNKGFASLIVGELADLLESEGKRPICGCAETNLASKAALEKAGFVTEHRLVQITTPN from the coding sequence ATGAGTGCATATGTGCAAGTTCAGGATCTGCCTCAGACACTGCGGAACCGCTATCTCCAATCCCTGTCAGAACCGCAGGAATGGTTTCTTGAAGAGATGGTAAGATCAGGTGAAGTCTGGGAATGTCCAGGCGAGGGATATGCCGTCTTTGGAGGCGGTGCTCTCGTAGAATTTTACACGATGGGCAGTGACGACGCGTGGCTTCGTCTATCCAACCTTATCCAGCAGCGACCTTTCAGGAAGGCTCTTTGCAAGTCATTTGATCATGTGCTGCTTGATGCCGCTAAGAAACTCGGTTGGACGTTGGTTGAAACCGGTTTCCTCTTTCGCAAGAGAAACCAAGTTTTTTTGGACAATTTTGATGACTTCCAATTGGTTAGGGCCCGGTCAACCGATCTACTCGAGGCTTGGGACATTGGGCGCGATTTCTATGACAGCATGGATGAAATCGAGCAGATCTTTCAATCCGGCGGGCTGTGGATCGGGTTCAGTGACGGGCAAATGGTCGGAAACGGCGTCATGATACCAGTTGATGGATCAGGTCATGTCGTTGATATCGGAGTTGTCACTCGACAAAGTCAGCGCAACAAGGGATTCGCCAGTTTAATTGTCGGAGAGCTAGCAGACTTGCTGGAAAGCGAGGGCAAGCGACCGATCTGTGGATGCGCAGAAACCAATCTTGCATCGAAAGCCGCGTTGGAGAAGGCAGGCTTCGTTACCGAGCACCGACTTGTTCAGATAACCACTCCGAATTGA